One window of the Sulfitobacter alexandrii genome contains the following:
- the eutB gene encoding hydroxyectoine utilization dehydratase EutB produces the protein MTMSFVTLEEILAARRRIAGKVRRTFCNLSPVLTERAGVPVFMKLEHQQITGSFKLRGATNAVLALDPETRAKGIVAVSTGNHGRALAYAARAAGARATICMSELVPRAKIEGIAQQGADIRIIGRSQDEAQREVDRLIEAEGVATIPPFDHRDVIAGQGTLGLEMVEDLPEMATALVQLSGGGLISGVAAAIKARRPDVRVIGITMERGAAMHASLAAGRPVEVEELPTLADSLGGGIGIANRLTFAMTRDLVDDVVLLTEEEIATGIRHCYHAEGQVVEGAGAVGAAAILAGKVRSDGPVALILSGGNIDMDDHRRLICGGTA, from the coding sequence ATGACCATGTCCTTCGTCACGCTGGAAGAAATTCTGGCGGCCCGCCGCCGTATCGCGGGGAAGGTGCGCCGCACCTTCTGCAATCTCTCTCCGGTCCTGACCGAACGGGCGGGGGTGCCTGTCTTCATGAAGCTGGAGCACCAGCAGATCACCGGCAGTTTCAAGCTGCGGGGCGCGACCAACGCGGTGCTGGCCCTCGACCCCGAGACCCGCGCGAAGGGTATCGTGGCCGTCTCGACCGGCAATCACGGCCGCGCGCTGGCCTATGCCGCGCGGGCGGCGGGGGCGCGGGCCACCATCTGCATGTCCGAACTCGTGCCGCGGGCCAAGATCGAGGGTATCGCGCAGCAGGGCGCGGACATCCGCATCATCGGCAGATCCCAGGACGAGGCGCAGCGGGAGGTGGATCGCCTGATCGAAGCAGAGGGCGTCGCGACGATTCCCCCCTTCGACCACCGCGACGTGATCGCGGGGCAGGGAACGCTGGGGCTGGAAATGGTCGAGGACCTGCCCGAGATGGCGACGGCGCTGGTCCAGCTTTCCGGCGGCGGCCTGATCTCGGGGGTGGCGGCCGCGATCAAGGCGCGGCGCCCCGACGTGCGCGTCATCGGGATCACGATGGAGCGGGGGGCGGCGATGCACGCCTCGCTGGCCGCCGGTAGGCCCGTGGAGGTCGAGGAATTGCCGACACTGGCGGACTCGCTGGGGGGCGGGATCGGGATCGCCAACAGGCTGACCTTTGCCATGACCCGCGATCTGGTGGATGACGTGGTTCTGCTGACGGAAGAAGAGATCGCGACCGGCATCCGCCATTGCTATCATGCCGAAGGTCAGGTGGTGGAAGGGGCCGGCGCGGTCGGTGCCGCCGCGATCCTGGCCGGGAAGGTGCGGTCGGATGGGCCGGTCGCCCTGATCCTGAGCGGCGGCAACATCGATATGGATGACCACAGGCGGCTGATATGTGGAGGAACGGCATGA
- a CDS encoding cyclodeaminase: protein MSEIAVLDEATLRAAVPLDLAAVACIERAFAALAGEGVVMPPVLSMHLPQVNGEVDIKTAFLPGFSGFAVKVSPGFFDNPSRGLPSTSGLMVLFSAETGRVQAVLLDNGYLTDVRTAAAGAVAARALAREDATSAAILGAGTQARMQLEALCLVRPIDRAVIWARDPAKAERAAAGCAARLGIPVTAATDARDAVSGADIVVTTTPATSPILRGDWLQPGQHVTAMGSDQPGKSELDPACLQRAQMYVPDRQSQATKMGELRAAIDAGVVAPDHVFAELGEVVRGAAPGRFGPDDITIADLTGTGVQDTAIATHALAAVAKKEDPS, encoded by the coding sequence ATGAGCGAGATCGCGGTTCTGGACGAAGCGACCCTGCGGGCGGCGGTGCCGCTGGATCTGGCAGCGGTCGCCTGCATCGAACGGGCCTTTGCGGCCCTCGCCGGGGAGGGCGTGGTCATGCCGCCTGTCCTGTCGATGCACCTGCCGCAGGTCAACGGCGAAGTGGATATCAAGACGGCCTTTCTTCCCGGCTTTTCGGGCTTCGCGGTCAAGGTCTCGCCCGGGTTCTTCGACAATCCGTCGCGGGGTCTGCCCTCGACCTCGGGGCTGATGGTCCTTTTCTCCGCCGAAACGGGGCGGGTTCAGGCGGTCCTGCTCGACAACGGATACCTGACCGACGTGCGCACCGCCGCTGCCGGCGCGGTGGCCGCCCGCGCCCTCGCGCGCGAGGATGCGACCAGTGCCGCGATTCTCGGCGCGGGAACGCAGGCACGGATGCAGCTGGAGGCGCTCTGCCTGGTGAGGCCCATCGACCGCGCGGTGATCTGGGCGCGCGACCCGGCCAAGGCGGAACGGGCTGCGGCGGGCTGCGCCGCGAGGCTTGGGATTCCGGTCACCGCCGCGACGGACGCGCGGGATGCGGTCTCGGGGGCCGATATCGTCGTCACGACGACGCCCGCGACCTCCCCGATACTCAGGGGCGACTGGTTGCAGCCCGGACAGCACGTGACCGCCATGGGGTCGGACCAGCCGGGCAAATCCGAACTCGACCCCGCCTGCCTGCAACGGGCGCAGATGTACGTGCCGGACAGGCAATCCCAGGCGACAAAGATGGGAGAATTGCGCGCCGCCATTGACGCCGGCGTCGTTGCGCCCGACCATGTCTTTGCGGAACTGGGCGAGGTGGTGCGTGGCGCGGCACCCGGCCGGTTCGGTCCAGACGACATCACCATTGCCGACCTGACCGGCACGGGCGTTCAGGATACCGCGATCGCGACACATGCGCTCGCGGCGGTTGCCAAGAAAGAAGACCCTTCATGA
- a CDS encoding TRAP transporter small permease, translating into MTDDTSSLPGFLGTVDLAIAKLEAIMLALGVLLMALNTVANVLGRVFWESIYFSEELNRILIILITFAGISYAARHGRHIRMSAIYDTLPPWPRKLLTIFISLVTAIFMLGLAWYALQFLLTTMGRGRVLPALQIPVWITLCWVPLGFFLTGLQYVLTAIKNMIEPDIYLSTNVLEGYDNDEREV; encoded by the coding sequence CTGACGGATGATACGTCGTCGCTCCCCGGGTTTCTGGGCACGGTGGATCTGGCGATCGCCAAGCTCGAAGCGATCATGCTGGCGCTGGGCGTCCTGCTGATGGCCCTGAACACGGTGGCCAACGTGCTCGGCCGCGTGTTCTGGGAGAGCATCTATTTCTCGGAAGAACTGAACCGCATCCTGATCATCCTGATCACCTTTGCCGGGATCAGCTATGCCGCGCGTCACGGGCGGCACATCCGCATGTCGGCAATCTACGACACGCTGCCACCCTGGCCGCGCAAGCTGCTGACGATCTTCATTTCACTGGTCACGGCGATCTTCATGCTGGGACTGGCGTGGTACGCGCTGCAGTTCCTGCTCACGACGATGGGCCGGGGCCGGGTGCTGCCGGCCCTGCAGATCCCGGTCTGGATCACTCTGTGCTGGGTGCCGCTGGGGTTCTTCCTCACCGGGCTGCAATACGTGCTGACCGCGATCAAGAACATGATCGAACCGGACATCTACCTGTCCACCAACGTGCTCGAAGGGTACGACAACGACGAACGGGAGGTCTGA
- a CDS encoding Lrp/AsnC family transcriptional regulator, with protein MKMHRLDRTDLEILAVLSSSGRITKSELARRIGVGQTSCWERMQRLEEAGVITGYRAEVSLRALGPSVTVFVMVELGEHRTQSFDRFEAEVARHEEIVGCWALGGGYDYLVQVVTRDIDSYQALIELVLEQRAGVARFFSYIVTKPVKAGPPPFDVLLGK; from the coding sequence ATGAAGATGCACCGCCTCGACCGGACCGATCTGGAAATTCTTGCCGTGCTGTCGTCCAGCGGGCGCATCACCAAGAGCGAGCTGGCCCGGCGCATCGGCGTCGGCCAGACCAGTTGCTGGGAGCGGATGCAAAGGCTGGAAGAGGCCGGCGTGATCACCGGCTACCGCGCGGAGGTATCGCTGCGCGCCCTCGGGCCGTCGGTCACCGTCTTCGTGATGGTGGAACTGGGCGAACACCGCACCCAGAGCTTCGACCGTTTCGAGGCCGAGGTCGCCCGCCACGAAGAGATCGTCGGCTGCTGGGCGCTCGGCGGGGGGTACGACTATCTCGTGCAGGTGGTCACACGGGACATCGACAGCTACCAGGCCCTGATCGAACTGGTACTGGAACAGCGCGCGGGGGTCGCGCGTTTCTTCAGCTACATCGTGACGAAACCAGTCAAGGCCGGCCCACCGCCGTTCGACGTTCTGCTCGGAAAATAG
- a CDS encoding PLP-dependent aminotransferase family protein, producing MNNWLPDKSELKRPRYRSLTGAIERAIEEGKLKPGDRLPTHRELAYRLGLSVQTVSRAYTRLVEAGHIVGEVGRGSFVRNPERDNALPFPAKRAGSETLDLALLKPVVDDLHREEMQRALRGIAADLPDATVASFRAATIAGRYAEAVEGWLARRGVSCADMSVIATNGNTAAMTVALLSVAHGGDLIVTEAMSHHTLPTLCRSLGLRLHGVAMDHEGILPEALEAVCRADPVKALFLVPDSGPLSCRMGPARRQRIVEIARRHDIAIIENDAYGALQGTETGPTFAALAPERCYYFTSLTKCLLPGLRVGFLVVPLNAASTVREKHMITNWMVTPLMHEIATRWIEDGTAERLTDWQRSALAERASVAEQILGSSGLRISAGGLQGWLPCPDIGSEARLVERARDAGILVAPGSTFSIGPGAGHPGVRIAFGARDTDALRRALRVLRAIATGDSSGRELHA from the coding sequence ATGAATAACTGGCTCCCCGACAAGAGTGAACTCAAGCGTCCGCGCTATCGTTCGCTGACGGGCGCGATCGAACGGGCCATCGAAGAGGGCAAGCTCAAGCCCGGTGATCGGCTTCCGACACACCGGGAGCTGGCGTACCGCCTGGGCCTGAGCGTGCAGACCGTCAGCCGTGCCTATACCCGCCTTGTCGAGGCGGGGCATATCGTCGGCGAGGTCGGGCGGGGCAGTTTCGTCCGCAATCCCGAGCGCGACAATGCCCTGCCTTTTCCGGCCAAGCGGGCGGGGAGCGAGACGCTGGATCTGGCGTTGCTCAAGCCCGTGGTCGACGACCTGCACCGGGAAGAGATGCAGCGGGCCCTGCGCGGGATCGCGGCTGATCTGCCGGATGCCACGGTTGCGTCCTTTCGCGCCGCGACGATCGCGGGCCGATACGCGGAAGCGGTGGAGGGATGGCTGGCCCGGCGCGGCGTGTCATGCGCGGACATGTCGGTCATCGCGACCAACGGCAATACCGCCGCCATGACCGTCGCGCTGCTGAGCGTGGCCCACGGTGGCGACCTGATCGTGACCGAGGCGATGAGTCATCACACGCTGCCGACGTTGTGCCGCAGCCTCGGCCTTCGTCTGCATGGGGTGGCGATGGATCACGAAGGCATCCTGCCCGAGGCACTGGAGGCAGTCTGCCGCGCCGATCCGGTCAAGGCCCTGTTTCTGGTCCCGGATTCCGGCCCCTTGTCGTGCCGGATGGGGCCGGCAAGGCGGCAGCGGATCGTGGAGATCGCCCGCCGCCACGACATCGCCATCATTGAGAACGACGCCTACGGCGCCTTGCAGGGGACCGAAACCGGACCGACGTTCGCGGCCCTCGCGCCGGAGCGTTGCTATTACTTCACCAGCCTGACCAAGTGTCTCCTGCCCGGCCTGCGGGTCGGTTTTCTGGTGGTGCCGCTGAACGCCGCATCCACCGTGCGCGAAAAGCACATGATCACCAACTGGATGGTGACGCCGCTGATGCACGAGATCGCGACGCGGTGGATCGAGGACGGCACCGCAGAGCGGCTGACGGACTGGCAGCGGTCGGCACTGGCCGAGCGCGCCTCCGTGGCAGAGCAGATCCTCGGATCGTCCGGCCTTCGGATCAGCGCCGGGGGGCTGCAGGGCTGGCTGCCTTGTCCGGACATCGGATCAGAGGCGCGGCTGGTCGAAAGGGCGCGGGACGCCGGCATTCTCGTCGCACCCGGTTCGACCTTTTCCATCGGTCCGGGCGCGGGTCATCCCGGTGTGCGTATCGCCTTCGGCGCGCGCGATACCGACGCCCTGCGCCGGGCGCTGCGGGTGCTGCGCGCCATCGCGACCGGGGATTCATCGGGGCGGGAACTGCATGCCTGA
- the doeA gene encoding ectoine hydrolase DoeA (DoeA (degradation of ectoine A) is also called EutD (ectoine utilization D).), whose translation MTTFEKNFTTSEYQRRIDKTRAAMSGRGLDAIFVSDPSNMSWLTGYDGWSFYVFQGVVLTQEGEPVWWGRSMDAVGAQRTVFMDEEDSIRGYDDTYVQNPEKHPMEDLSKLLSELGLEKARIGVEMDNYYYSATAHEVLKKQLPKAGLQDATGLVNWQRAVKSEREIEYMQRAARIVEAMHAQILEVAEPGMRKNDLIAEIYATGIRGALGYWGDYPAIVPMAPSGLDATAPHLTWDDRPLEVGEATFFEIAGAHRRYQCPQSRTLFLGEVPQKYRDAEAAVLDAIEAGLEQAKPGNQAQDIANAFNATLKKGGFEKDSRCGYAIGISYPPDWGERTISFRRGDTTVLEPGMTFHFMPALWLDDGGLEITEPILITEDGHECFCTTPRELWVKA comes from the coding sequence ATGACCACATTCGAAAAGAACTTTACCACGTCCGAATACCAGCGCCGGATCGACAAGACCCGCGCGGCGATGTCGGGCAGGGGGCTCGACGCGATCTTTGTCAGCGATCCGTCCAACATGTCCTGGCTCACGGGGTACGATGGATGGTCGTTCTACGTGTTTCAGGGTGTTGTCCTGACGCAGGAGGGCGAACCGGTCTGGTGGGGCCGGTCCATGGACGCGGTCGGCGCGCAGCGCACCGTATTCATGGACGAGGAGGACAGCATCCGCGGCTACGATGACACCTACGTCCAGAACCCCGAGAAACACCCGATGGAGGATCTGTCGAAGCTCCTGTCGGAACTGGGGCTCGAAAAGGCGCGGATCGGGGTGGAGATGGACAACTACTATTACTCCGCCACCGCGCACGAAGTGCTGAAGAAGCAGCTTCCGAAAGCCGGCCTGCAGGACGCGACCGGGCTGGTGAACTGGCAGCGCGCCGTGAAGTCGGAACGCGAGATCGAGTACATGCAGCGCGCCGCACGCATCGTGGAAGCGATGCACGCCCAGATCCTCGAGGTGGCCGAGCCGGGCATGCGCAAGAACGACCTGATCGCCGAGATCTATGCCACCGGCATCCGGGGCGCGCTGGGATACTGGGGCGATTATCCCGCCATCGTCCCCATGGCGCCTTCCGGTCTGGACGCGACCGCGCCGCACCTGACCTGGGACGACCGCCCGCTCGAGGTGGGCGAAGCCACGTTCTTCGAGATCGCGGGCGCGCACCGGCGCTACCAATGTCCACAGTCCCGCACCCTCTTTCTGGGGGAGGTGCCGCAGAAGTACCGCGATGCCGAGGCCGCCGTGCTTGACGCGATCGAGGCCGGGCTTGAGCAGGCCAAGCCCGGCAACCAGGCCCAGGACATCGCGAACGCGTTCAACGCCACGCTCAAGAAAGGCGGATTCGAGAAGGACAGCCGGTGCGGCTATGCGATCGGAATCAGCTATCCGCCCGACTGGGGCGAGCGGACGATCTCCTTTCGCCGGGGAGACACCACCGTGCTGGAGCCCGGCATGACCTTTCACTTCATGCCCGCACTCTGGCTGGATGACGGCGGGCTCGAGATCACAGAACCGATCCTCATCACCGAGGACGGGCACGAGTGTTTCTGCACCACCCCGCGTGAACTTTGGGTGAAGGCATGA
- the dctP gene encoding TRAP transporter substrate-binding protein DctP: MTYKSLFLTASAALVAVAGTASADTWRYAFEEAETEVQGVFAQKFKEEIEANSDHEVQLFPFGTLGESADIMEQAQAGILQFVDQSPGFTGALIPEAQVFFVPYLLPQDEATLQEFFRNSKAINEMFPELYAEQGLELLTMFPEGEVCMTTQEEVRSPEDLDGVKFRVMTNPLLVESYNQFGATPTPLPWGEVYGALQTGIIQGQENPGFFLDSTKMYEVTEYVTCIGHNNFTTAMMANKDFYDGLSEEDQKLVENATDVAFDHILDYQAGLQDKSLENIKSAKPGMTINILSEEERQPFMDTAPAVEDAFIEMTGESGKEILEQMKADLEAANAATN; encoded by the coding sequence ATGACCTATAAATCGTTGTTCCTGACTGCGAGTGCCGCACTGGTCGCGGTAGCCGGTACCGCATCCGCCGACACCTGGCGCTACGCCTTCGAGGAGGCTGAAACCGAGGTGCAGGGGGTCTTTGCCCAGAAGTTCAAGGAAGAGATCGAGGCCAACTCCGACCACGAGGTTCAGCTTTTCCCCTTCGGCACGCTGGGTGAAAGCGCCGACATCATGGAACAGGCGCAGGCCGGTATCCTCCAGTTCGTCGATCAGTCTCCCGGTTTCACGGGCGCCCTGATCCCGGAGGCGCAGGTGTTCTTCGTGCCCTACCTGTTGCCGCAGGACGAGGCGACGCTTCAGGAGTTCTTCCGCAACTCCAAGGCGATCAACGAGATGTTCCCCGAACTCTACGCCGAGCAGGGGCTCGAGTTGCTGACCATGTTCCCGGAAGGCGAGGTCTGCATGACGACGCAGGAAGAAGTGCGTTCGCCCGAGGATCTGGATGGCGTCAAGTTCCGCGTCATGACCAATCCGCTGCTCGTCGAAAGCTACAACCAGTTCGGGGCGACGCCCACGCCGCTGCCATGGGGCGAGGTGTACGGCGCGCTGCAGACGGGCATCATTCAGGGCCAGGAGAACCCCGGCTTCTTCCTCGACTCGACCAAGATGTACGAGGTGACGGAGTATGTGACCTGCATCGGCCACAACAACTTCACCACCGCGATGATGGCGAACAAGGATTTCTACGACGGGCTGTCCGAAGAGGACCAGAAGCTCGTGGAGAACGCGACGGACGTCGCCTTCGACCACATCCTCGACTATCAGGCCGGGCTTCAGGACAAGTCGCTTGAAAACATCAAGAGTGCCAAGCCCGGCATGACGATCAACATCCTGTCCGAGGAAGAGCGTCAGCCGTTCATGGACACCGCTCCCGCCGTGGAGGACGCGTTCATCGAGATGACCGGTGAAAGCGGCAAGGAAATCCTCGAGCAGATGAAGGCCGACCTTGAAGCCGCGAACGCGGCAACGAACTAA
- a CDS encoding TRAP transporter large permease — protein MAWTVFSVMIVLLLLGFPMMIPLLAGTLTGFMMIFGNFGQLETAVQQIIAGIRPASLIAVPMFIFAADIMTRGQSAGRLIDMVMSFVGHLKGGLAVSTAAACTMFGAVSGSTQATVVAVGSPLRPRMLEAGYKDSFVLALIVNSSDIAFLIPPSIGMIIYGVVSNTSIAELFIAGIGPGLLILLCFSIFSVIYAVRNDVPTEPKAAWAARFKAVQKALWPMGFPAIIIGGIYGGIFSPTEAAAACVLYALILEVLVFRELDLKGVYETAKSTGLITAVVFILVGAGAAFSWVISFAQIPQTVLGAVGIDDMGAIGVLFVISIAFFVGCMFVDPIVVILVLVPIFAPVVDAVGLDPVHVGIIITLQVAIGSATPPFGCDIFTAIAVFKRPYMEVIRGTPPFIVILLTVSVALIFFPQIALFLRDIAFN, from the coding sequence ATGGCATGGACCGTCTTCAGCGTGATGATCGTGCTGCTGCTGCTCGGGTTTCCGATGATGATCCCCCTGCTGGCCGGCACGCTGACCGGGTTCATGATGATCTTCGGCAATTTCGGTCAGCTCGAAACGGCGGTGCAGCAGATCATCGCGGGCATCAGGCCGGCATCGCTGATCGCGGTGCCGATGTTCATCTTTGCCGCCGACATCATGACGCGTGGCCAGTCCGCCGGGCGGCTGATCGACATGGTGATGAGCTTTGTCGGCCACCTGAAGGGCGGTCTCGCGGTGTCCACTGCCGCCGCCTGCACGATGTTCGGCGCGGTCTCGGGCTCGACGCAGGCGACGGTGGTCGCGGTCGGCTCGCCGCTGCGGCCCCGGATGCTGGAGGCCGGCTACAAGGACAGTTTCGTTCTGGCGCTGATCGTGAACTCCAGCGACATCGCCTTCCTGATCCCGCCGTCCATCGGCATGATCATCTACGGCGTCGTATCGAATACCTCGATCGCGGAACTGTTCATCGCGGGGATCGGTCCGGGCCTGCTGATCCTGCTGTGCTTCTCCATCTTCTCGGTCATCTACGCGGTGCGCAACGATGTGCCCACGGAACCCAAGGCGGCCTGGGCCGCGCGGTTCAAGGCGGTGCAGAAGGCGCTTTGGCCCATGGGTTTCCCGGCAATCATCATCGGCGGCATCTACGGTGGCATCTTTTCCCCGACAGAGGCCGCTGCGGCCTGCGTGCTCTACGCGCTGATCCTCGAAGTGCTGGTATTCCGTGAACTGGACCTCAAGGGGGTCTACGAGACCGCCAAGTCCACCGGGCTGATCACGGCGGTCGTCTTCATTCTCGTCGGTGCGGGCGCGGCGTTTTCATGGGTGATTTCCTTTGCCCAGATCCCGCAGACCGTGCTGGGGGCCGTGGGCATCGACGACATGGGCGCAATCGGCGTGCTGTTCGTCATCTCGATCGCGTTCTTCGTGGGCTGCATGTTCGTCGACCCCATCGTGGTCATCCTCGTGCTGGTTCCGATCTTTGCGCCCGTGGTCGATGCGGTCGGCCTCGATCCCGTGCACGTGGGCATCATCATCACGCTGCAGGTCGCCATCGGCTCGGCGACGCCGCCTTTCGGTTGTGACATCTTCACCGCCATCGCGGTTTTCAAGCGGCCCTACATGGAGGTGATCCGCGGCACACCGCCCTTCATCGTCATCCTGCTGACCGTCTCGGTCGCGCTGATCTTCTTCCCGCAGATCGCGCTGTTCCTGCGCGACATCGCGTTCAACTGA
- a CDS encoding aspartate/glutamate racemase family protein, producing MPEIIPATCRLPDLDLPRLGLIALSTDLTFERDAARLLGWNEAILHVTRIRFQNPTTPENLRAMGPDLATAAAMLVPGARLAALAFACTSASVTISNEVVAQAIGRVQPDVPVVTPSLAAVEAFRVLGVRRIALLTPYLPETTVPMIDFLEDNGLSVVRCACFGLGDDRDMARLSHDCVVEAAVGLDHDDVEGVFLSCTAMPGLDVIAAIEARIGKPVVGSNQATLWRLRALAGLPVRPEASGTGRLFDAPVPAAAGPG from the coding sequence GTGCCTGAAATCATCCCAGCTACCTGCCGCTTGCCGGATCTGGACCTGCCCCGGCTGGGACTTATCGCCCTGTCGACCGATCTGACCTTCGAACGCGACGCGGCGCGGCTGCTTGGCTGGAACGAGGCGATCCTGCATGTCACGCGCATCCGGTTCCAGAACCCGACCACGCCCGAGAACCTGCGCGCGATGGGGCCCGATCTCGCGACCGCGGCGGCGATGCTGGTGCCGGGGGCGCGGCTTGCCGCGCTGGCCTTTGCGTGCACCTCCGCCTCCGTGACGATCAGCAATGAAGTGGTGGCGCAGGCGATAGGGCGTGTGCAGCCCGACGTGCCGGTGGTGACACCGTCCCTCGCGGCGGTCGAGGCCTTCAGGGTGCTGGGGGTGCGCCGGATCGCGCTGCTGACCCCGTATCTGCCCGAAACGACGGTGCCGATGATCGACTTCCTCGAAGACAACGGCCTGTCCGTCGTGAGGTGCGCCTGTTTCGGATTGGGCGATGATCGCGACATGGCCCGTCTTTCCCATGATTGCGTGGTGGAGGCCGCGGTGGGGCTGGATCATGACGACGTGGAGGGCGTGTTCCTGTCCTGCACCGCGATGCCGGGGCTCGACGTGATCGCCGCCATCGAGGCGCGGATCGGCAAGCCGGTCGTCGGATCGAACCAGGCAACGCTGTGGCGCTTGCGGGCTCTTGCCGGTCTGCCGGTTCGGCCCGAAGCCAGCGGAACAGGTCGGCTGTTCGACGCACCCGTCCCAGCGGCAGCGGGGCCGGGATGA
- the doeB gene encoding N(2)-acetyl-L-2,4-diaminobutanoate deacetylase DoeB, which yields MTANPISPTIPLDAEGVQHGFLKLPYSRDDSAWGSVMIPITVIANGAGPTALLTGGNHGDEYEGPVALQELAATLKPEDITGRVIILPMMNTPAFAAGRRCSPIDGGNMNRSYPGKPDGTVTQKIAHYIATTLVPAADIVLDFHSGGSTLDFLPFAAAHVLEDKEQEAACMAAMQAFNAPYSVRMLEIDAVGMFDTEVETQGKTFVTTELGGAGTSTARSVAIARKGIRNLLRHAGILSGAPEIAETVQLDMPDETCFQFAMNAGLIEYQVDLGDTVEKGQPIARIWPADRTGVAPTPCLARRDGILAARHVPGLVKMGDFVGLVAVAT from the coding sequence ATGACCGCGAACCCGATCTCCCCGACCATCCCCCTCGACGCCGAAGGGGTGCAGCACGGTTTCCTCAAGCTGCCCTACAGCCGCGACGACAGTGCCTGGGGTTCGGTCATGATCCCGATCACGGTCATTGCCAACGGCGCAGGTCCGACCGCCCTTCTGACCGGGGGCAACCATGGGGACGAATACGAAGGGCCCGTCGCCCTGCAGGAGCTTGCCGCGACGCTCAAGCCCGAGGACATCACCGGGCGGGTCATCATCCTGCCGATGATGAACACCCCGGCATTCGCCGCGGGCCGCCGCTGTTCGCCGATCGACGGCGGCAACATGAACCGCAGCTACCCGGGCAAGCCCGACGGAACCGTGACCCAGAAGATCGCGCATTACATCGCCACCACCCTCGTGCCGGCCGCCGATATCGTGCTGGACTTCCATTCGGGTGGCAGCACGCTCGATTTCCTGCCGTTCGCCGCCGCGCACGTGCTGGAGGACAAGGAGCAGGAGGCCGCCTGCATGGCGGCGATGCAGGCGTTCAACGCGCCCTATTCGGTGCGCATGCTCGAAATCGACGCGGTGGGCATGTTCGATACAGAGGTGGAAACCCAAGGAAAGACATTCGTCACGACGGAACTGGGCGGCGCCGGCACCTCGACCGCGCGCAGTGTCGCGATCGCCCGCAAAGGGATCCGGAATCTCCTGCGGCACGCCGGCATCCTCTCCGGTGCGCCCGAGATCGCTGAGACGGTCCAGCTCGACATGCCGGACGAGACCTGCTTCCAGTTCGCCATGAACGCGGGGCTGATCGAGTATCAGGTCGATCTTGGGGACACGGTGGAAAAAGGCCAGCCGATCGCCCGGATCTGGCCCGCAGATCGCACTGGCGTGGCGCCGACGCCCTGCCTCGCTCGTCGGGACGGCATTCTTGCGGCACGCCACGTACCGGGTCTCGTCAAGATGGGTGATTTCGTCGGGCTGGTGGCCGTCGCCACCTAG
- a CDS encoding universal stress protein — protein MFKTILIACDGSNQSSKALDKAIGLARLSDAELLILTVYRHHSMTEASLSMVQGRKHATPDEALSEYAREIVDSGRNTAREAGVAKVRAFVRSGHPARAIVEFAKNHDADLIVVGARGAGSMDGFFLGSVSHKVTGLSSIPVLVV, from the coding sequence ATGTTCAAGACCATCCTGATCGCCTGCGACGGTTCCAACCAGTCCTCGAAGGCTCTGGACAAGGCTATCGGACTGGCCCGGTTGAGCGACGCGGAACTGCTGATCCTGACCGTGTACCGGCACCATTCGATGACCGAGGCATCGCTGTCGATGGTGCAGGGCAGGAAACACGCGACCCCGGACGAGGCGCTTTCGGAATATGCGCGCGAGATCGTGGATTCCGGCCGCAACACCGCGCGGGAGGCGGGGGTGGCCAAGGTCCGTGCCTTTGTCCGGTCGGGCCATCCCGCCCGCGCCATCGTCGAATTCGCCAAGAACCACGATGCCGACCTGATCGTGGTCGGCGCACGCGGTGCCGGGTCGATGGACGGGTTCTTTCTGGGCAGCGTGTCGCACAAGGTGACCGGGTTGTCGTCCATCCCGGTTCTGGTCGTCTGA